From Planctomycetaceae bacterium:
CAGACGCTCGAATTTTAATAATTATGAGGTATATGTCAAATCTACCGGCTCGACATTTGTACCGGCAACATCGCCCACGCCCGCCGAGGAAACCGTTGTTTCAGGAGATGCTGTGGAGTTTCGCTATTGGGATGTTGAGCTGGATTCCGGTGATTCGCACGATTTGATGGATTTTTCCAAGACAGCCACTGTTTACGCACTTTTTTATCTTCAGAACGGAAAATTAAAAGTTGATTATGGTCAGTATCCGCCCGGTGGTATTCCTGCAGGCGGCGGCACGAGAAACACTACGGACATAAAAACAGTTACGCTTGCCGAAAATGCTTCTGCCGGTCCGGGCTGTGGCGCTTTCAGTCATACAAAACTTAGCGGCGCAGGAAAGGGCTGTGTTAGGATTAATGTTATTTTGACTGACCCGAATGACGGTGAGCAAGTTAGAATTTCCAATTCTGTTCTGTTGAGAAATAAATGGCCGCGATAATATGAAACGAATATTAAGACAAAATGTTGAGAACCGAAAAGGTTCAGTGCTCGTAATGGCAGTTGTTGCGATGATGATTATGACTGCTTTTGGAATCGGTATGCTTGCGATTGCGTATGGAACAAGGCAGCAGGCGATACAGCAGAAAAACGAAGCGGCGGCAATGCTCGCTGCTGAAGCCGGTTATGAAAGGGCGGTTTTCTGGATGAGCCAGCAGCGGGATATGCTCACTACGCTTTACACTGGTTCGTCGGACACATCCGGCACAATTGCTTTTACTGGTGCCAAATGCGATTACAGCATAAATTTCCACACTTTCGTTAATTCCAGACCAGTTTTCAGAATCGTTTCAAACGGACATAGCGGTCAGTTCAACAGAACTGTTGATACTCTTGTAGTGCAGGCCATCAGCGGATGGGCTATGGGCATGTGCAGGGTGCCGTCAGGCACGACTTCTACTGTCGCCGTTAATTTTGCAACCGGCGAAATTATTGATATGCCGATTCACATTAATAAATATGATGATGGTTGGTCTGATGAAAGGGATATCGCTATTAGTGGCACTCCGCGATTCCTGCAGTCCGTTGCGATGGGCGAATCAAGATATAGGGCAAACGGCACGGATAAATATAGCAGTGTGCTTTCGTTATTTGAGGGCGGCATTTATTTTAATCAGCCGGATTCGAGAGTATCCGATGAAGCAACTGTCCAGGCAAAAATTGACCGCTTTGAGAATAGTACTGCCGCTGCATATAAATATACACTGACTGCTTCTGATGCTTCCAATAAAGTAGGTACATCTACAACGAGATATCCGGCAGTTCAGCTTGAGTTTTTCGTTGACGGCGGTGTTGGAAAAGTGCGTATCACAGACAAATGTACTGTTTACGCTATTACAGGGAAAACTTATGACTACCAGATAGTTCCGGGCAGTACTTCAACTTATAAAACATATAAGGTTTATGGTTATCATTATAAAAATACTTCTACAGCATCCAGTCCGGTGATAACTGTACCGATTACCGACACGTATGTTTCGCAGTCGTTTAACGGTATAGATTCAGAGCCGGGAGGTCAGATTTACGTTAAAGGTAATGTTATTATCGGCAGCAGTGATTATGTAAATATGGTAGTCAAGGGCAAGATAACTGTTGTTGCCGCCAGATGCGCAGATGGTACTGGTGGTAATATTTGGATTGCCGATGCGATTACCGTCGATGGCGATCACGATGCGGATGGTTTGCCTGAGGAAAATAATCCAAATGTGCTTGGTCTTATTGCACAGGGTATTGTCAAAGTCGTCAATCCTCGCAGAGGCCCGACTTCACCCATTAGCGGGCTTACTTATCAGCCTATTGGTATAACAAAGGGGACTATTGACCCCAATGAACGTTATTTGCCGCACGATATGGTTGTTGAAGCGGCTCTGATTGTCGGCGGCGGCGGATGGGGTGCCGAGTATGTTGGTTCCACAAGTGACGGAAGAAGGGAATACACTGCTAATGTCATGGACAATATCATTGTTCGTGGTGCTATCACAGAGTCGTGCAGAGGTGTTGTTGGTTCAGGAAGTAGTGAAGGTTACATCAAAAAATATTACCTCGACAAAAGATTGCTCGAAGGTATTTTACCAGGTGATATCGGACTTCAGGGCAAATACATTCCCGCACCGGCAGGCTGGCATGATTATAGGAACTAACACAATTCATAATACCACATCGCGAATAGGATAGTTTGTAAATAAAAAATCAAAATGGAAAAATTAAAATGACAAATCAAAATTGAAAAATGATTTCGCCTGCACTTTTTAGGATGCTTGTTCTTTTGTGATTAATTCATAATCTGCCCCAAAAAACAGACAAATTCAGAGAATTGGCCATTTTAAATTTTACATTGTCATTTTGCATTTTGATTTTTGATGTTTGATTTTCTGATATCCCAAACTAACTTATTCGCGCTGTAACATTAAATAATACGTTATTTTAGGACCTTTCCGCCAAATATTTCAATCTGTTGGTTAATTCACGTCTTTTTGCGGTCGATAAAACAGTATGATTTCTATTAAACAATATCATTCTAAGATTAACGACGGACTTGCACGCTGGCGGGAATTTTATAAATCCTGGCAGAAGCAGCAGGTATTTGGTCTTGATGTCGGCACATCAGCAATCAAGCTTGTTCAGCTTCAGAAAACTGAAGACGGTTATTCTGTAGCTGGCGCTGGAATCGCTTTTGTAAATGAGCCTAATGACGAGAGTCATAGAGACGCTAATTTATCAAAGGCGATACGTCAGTGCTGGCAGTCGGCGAACATCAAAAACAAACTTGCCGTTTGCGGCGTCCGCGGTCAGGAAACTGCCGTGCGCCATTTCAGTTTTCCCGCTCTGCTGCCGGAAGAAGTCGAAGGCGCTGTTGAGCTTGAAGCAAAGCAGTTCTGTCCGTTCAACACCGATGAAGGCGTAATTGATTATCAGGTGATTGCGGGAACTGAAAAGGAGATACAGGGCTTTCTGGTTGTCGCAGCGAATAAAATTCTTCGCGACAAGACCAGAGTTGTTTCTGATTCTTCTCTGTCGAATGTGCTGATGGACATTGACGGCCTGGCTTTAATAAATTGTATGAAGTATTGTCGTGGAGACGAAACCGGCACATCGGCAATTTTGAATATCGGGAATGAATACACCACACTGGCGATTATCGGCGACGATGATTTGCCTTTTGTTCGTGATATTAATTTCGGCGGAAAAGAAGTTATTGAGCAGCTTACTGTTGAAAATCAGTTCCCGCGTGATGTAGTGGAAAGAGTATTGAGAGGCGAAGAAAAACAGCAGGACATCCAGGACAAGATTCTGCTGAATCTCGAATCTGCCTGCCATAAATTAATTTCCAACGTAACAGAAACGCTGTATTACGATGCGGTTCGCAGAAAATCGGAAATTGTGAACAAAATATATTTGTGCGGCGGTTTTTCGCTTGTCGATGGTTTTTTAGATTTGCTGAAAACAAAGTTGCCGACTGAAACCGTATTATGGAATCCTTTTGACAAAATATCCTGTGACCAGTCTTTGGAGTGCTGTGATTTATTAAGCAAGAATGGCCCGGCTTTTGCCGTCGCCGCAGGTCTGGCTATGAGGCAAATATGAGTAACACAAAATTGCTTAAAATTGATTTGCTGAAAGGTCAGGGGATTCCCACAAGGAGCAATCCTGAAAAAATCGCCCTGATGGCGATTACGATTTTAGTGCCGACCATTATGTCGATTGGGATGTTCGGTTATTTTTGGAAGTACAATGTGCTTATCTCGATTGAAAGGCAGAAAATCGCCAATTGCGAGAAAGGCATTCAAAGTATGGCAAAAGCGCAGGCTCTGCTGGACAAAAGCCAGAAGGAAAAAAAGTTTAAAAATGATTGCCTGGGCGAAGTTGCAAAAATTATTAACAGCCGTTATCAGTGGACGCCGGGCATTGTTGAAATAGTGAAGTTGATGCCGGACAGCGTGTTGCTCAAGGAGATTGAAATCAAGCAGAGCAATATCAAAAAAAATGTTCCGTCGAAAACAGAAGTCGGCCAGATGATTGAAATTACCCTTCCGGTTACGAAGATGAAAATCAGTGTAACTGAAAGATTGCCGGGCAGCGGCCCGCATATTAGAGAATTCCAGAACAATTTGCGTTCTTCCGAGGTTTTCGGACATATTTTGGATTACGTTACTGTTTCGCAGGGGGTGGATTCATACAGAGAGCAGAGTATGGTTTCATATCAGATAGAATGTTCTTTTAAGGCCGAAAAATAATCAGCTATGAAAAAGAAACTAAAAAAACATGTTAAATTTATAAACCTTGTGTGGATCAGCAGTGTCGCGCTGTCGGTGTTTACTTATTTTGTCGCGATTGCGCCGCAGAGCAAGGTTAAGCAGCAGGTAACTGCGCAATTGGCCGACAGGGAAATGGCGTATGCTACTATTTCAAAAATCAACAACAAACAGGCGCAGGAAGATTTGAATAACAAGATGAAGCAGTGGAAGGACGACATCAAACAATATGTAATAGCTGAAAATGAGCTTGCAGGCTTGACGTTCGATATAGGCCAGATTGCAAAAGATACCAAAATTGATTCGTTCAGTATTACGTTGAACGATGCGTATTTAAAGCAGAAAACAACTACTAAATACATTACGGAAAAGCAGTTGAAAGTGGAGTTTAAGACAGACTTCAATAAATTTGCCGCTTTTCTGAACGCGGTTGAAAGGCATCGGCCGGCCGTTGTTATTAACGAGTTTACAATCGGCAACGCGGAGCACGATGCTTCCGCCAGTCAGGTTAATATGATTCTTTCTGTTTTCGTTAGTAAAAAGCAGGGCAGTTAATTATGGGTTTTGCGGAAATTAAAGATAATTTATTTAAAATGGAATCGCCCGACGCAGGCAAAAACAAAAAAATGCTGATGCTGATGCCGGTGCTGTTCATCATTATGATTTTTGTGGTAACTCGTGCGCTAAAGCAGCCGGCGGCAAGTTCCGCTGCGGTCGACACTTCTGCTAAAACCGCGACCGAATCGAATTCGGTTAAAATCAACTGGAAAATACCGGAAGTTTATCCGACAAATCTGCGCGACCCTATGCAGGAAGGTTCTGCGACAGCAGGCGAAGATAAATCCGGAAGCGTTGTCATAAAAGGTATTATTTACAGCAAGGACAAGCCTGCTGTTCTTATTGATGATAAAATTATGCACGAAGGCGACAAAGTCGCCGGTGCGACGATTGTTAAAATTAATTCAAAGAATGTGGAATTTGAAAAGAATGACAAAACCTGGACGCAGGAAGTCCAGCATTGAGGATTTGAATAGTTGAATAGGAAGGGTACTTATATGAAGTTCCGTGAATTAGGATGTGTAACACTGCTGACCGTGGTTTTCTCCGCCGGATATGCTTTAGCCGCTGACAGTAATGGTACTGGCAATGAAGTGCTTTCGTCGCTTGCGCAGCGAATGCAGAAACCGATCAGTGTTGATTTCAGAAACACGCCGATTGAGGATGTTATCAGAAGTCTGGCTGACCAGTCTGAAGTTGACATTGTCAAAAGCCCGAAGGTTACAGGTAATGTAACAGCCACGCTTACCGAAATTCCGCTCGATGAAGCACTCAATAATATTCTTGCTGCGCACGGCTTCGGCTATATCGCCAGCAATAGTATGATTCGTATTGTTCCGCTGGAAGAGATGAGCGAGATTTCTGAAAGACTCGTCAGCAGAATTTACCGCATTAATTACGCAGGCGTAAAAGACGTTGAGGATTCACTGAAGAAATTTATTTCGCCTCGCGGCTCACTTTCCTGCAACGTCGGCACGAGCAACATTATCGTTACCGACAGCGAAAGCAAGATAAAGGCGATTGATACGTTCGTTGATGAAGTT
This genomic window contains:
- the pilO gene encoding type 4a pilus biogenesis protein PilO translates to MKKKLKKHVKFINLVWISSVALSVFTYFVAIAPQSKVKQQVTAQLADREMAYATISKINNKQAQEDLNNKMKQWKDDIKQYVIAENELAGLTFDIGQIAKDTKIDSFSITLNDAYLKQKTTTKYITEKQLKVEFKTDFNKFAAFLNAVERHRPAVVINEFTIGNAEHDASASQVNMILSVFVSKKQGS
- a CDS encoding pilus assembly protein PilM, which codes for MISIKQYHSKINDGLARWREFYKSWQKQQVFGLDVGTSAIKLVQLQKTEDGYSVAGAGIAFVNEPNDESHRDANLSKAIRQCWQSANIKNKLAVCGVRGQETAVRHFSFPALLPEEVEGAVELEAKQFCPFNTDEGVIDYQVIAGTEKEIQGFLVVAANKILRDKTRVVSDSSLSNVLMDIDGLALINCMKYCRGDETGTSAILNIGNEYTTLAIIGDDDLPFVRDINFGGKEVIEQLTVENQFPRDVVERVLRGEEKQQDIQDKILLNLESACHKLISNVTETLYYDAVRRKSEIVNKIYLCGGFSLVDGFLDLLKTKLPTETVLWNPFDKISCDQSLECCDLLSKNGPAFAVAAGLAMRQI